A genomic region of Fundidesulfovibrio terrae contains the following coding sequences:
- a CDS encoding AraC family transcriptional regulator produces the protein MDAAPRSHTAFLRDPDLPFVESRDTRIAGSPFGTHTHETYSVSVVQEGATLLGCRGGQWLMGPGAAVFFPPGEPHACNPQPGQTLKYRKFYLERGWFEGQLARARSRLTAPAGPDDPPGGPARPDARDHAGLPGCGEALAFDPAVPAVLDDGDAAQAFLRFGRAQDQGASGAEKLALLEDALEKLFTCRETVRLSGGPPRAERRAATLAARMIAARATDRISLSEMAAACGVSACHLPRVFREAYAVTPHAYQNQLRVELAKRMLAGGTPIAQVSAEAGFADQSHLNRVFRRYTGATPRQYMLGSRR, from the coding sequence ATGGACGCCGCCCCCAGAAGCCACACCGCATTCCTGCGCGACCCGGACCTGCCGTTCGTGGAGTCGCGCGATACGCGCATCGCCGGAAGCCCCTTCGGCACCCACACCCACGAGACCTACTCCGTGTCCGTGGTGCAGGAAGGGGCCACGCTGCTCGGCTGCCGTGGTGGGCAGTGGCTCATGGGCCCGGGCGCGGCGGTCTTTTTTCCGCCGGGCGAGCCCCACGCCTGCAATCCGCAGCCCGGCCAGACGCTCAAGTACCGCAAGTTCTACCTGGAGCGGGGCTGGTTCGAGGGCCAATTGGCCCGCGCCCGAAGCCGCTTGACGGCTCCGGCAGGGCCGGACGATCCGCCCGGCGGCCCGGCCCGACCCGACGCCCGGGACCATGCCGGACTCCCCGGCTGCGGGGAGGCGCTGGCGTTCGACCCGGCGGTCCCGGCCGTGCTGGACGACGGAGACGCGGCCCAGGCCTTCCTGCGTTTCGGCCGCGCCCAGGACCAGGGCGCTTCGGGGGCTGAGAAGCTGGCCCTGCTGGAAGACGCCTTAGAGAAGCTCTTCACCTGCCGGGAGACGGTCAGGCTTTCGGGCGGACCGCCCAGGGCCGAACGCCGCGCGGCGACGCTTGCCGCGCGCATGATCGCGGCCAGGGCAACGGACAGGATCAGCCTGAGCGAGATGGCGGCGGCCTGCGGGGTCTCGGCCTGCCATCTGCCGCGCGTGTTCCGCGAGGCATACGCCGTGACGCCCCACGCCTACCAGAACCAGCTGCGCGTGGAGCTGGCCAAGCGGATGCTGGCGGGGGGAACGCCCATTGCCCAGGTGTCGGCCGAGGCCGGGTTCGCGGACCAGAGCCACCTGAACCGGGTGTTCCGGCGCTACACCGGGGCCACGCCCAGGCAGTATATGTTGGGGTCGAGGAGGTGA